One window of the Ananas comosus cultivar F153 linkage group 21, ASM154086v1, whole genome shotgun sequence genome contains the following:
- the LOC109726675 gene encoding U1 small nuclear ribonucleoprotein C-like, which translates to MPRYYCDYCDTYLTHDSPSVRKQHNAGYKHKANVRSYYQQFEEQQTQSLIDQRIKEHLGQAAAFQQQVGAAFNQHLLSMPGGMPRPRLPVLPPPVLPIGATPPIPGVRPPVLPTPVVGAPGYAVAPGAPTVPPPMVPPGATSMPMQMLSLPRPPTLTPPASGGAPTAPSSASYDAFGASTAAPAAAAPSQPGFSYSQLADANH; encoded by the exons ATGCCTCG GTATTACTGCGATTACTGCGACACGTACCTCACCCACGATTCT CCATCTGTTAGAAAGCAACATAATGCTGGATACAAGCACAAG GCAAATGTACGATCCTATTATCAGCAATTTGAAGAGCAGCAGACTCAAAGCTTAATTGATCAAAGAATCAAAGAGCATTTGGGACAGGCTGCTGCTTTCCAGCAACAGGTGGGTGCTGCTTTCAACCAACATCTTCTTTCCATGCCTGGAGGTATGCCGAGGCCTCGTCTTCCGGTTCTACCACCACCAGTTCTGCCGATTGGAGCAACTCCGCCAATTCCAGGAGTCAGACCCCCTGTTTTGCCGACCCCAGTTGTTGGTGCTCCGG GTTATGCTGTGGCTCCAGGCGCTCCAACTGTTCCACCCCCAATGGTGCCGCCAGGCGCCACTTCTATGCCAATGCAGATGCTGAGTCTCCCACGGCCGCCGACACTGACCCCGCCGGCTTCAGGAGGCGCCCCCACGGCCCCTTCTTCAGCGAGCTACGATGCCTTTGGCGCTTCCACTGCTGCTCCTGCTGCAGCAGCTCCTTCACAACCCGGATTCTCCTATTCTCAACTTGCGGACGCCAACCACTAG
- the LOC109726862 gene encoding 40S ribosomal protein S8-like: MGISRDSMHKRRATGGKKKAWRKKRKYELGRQPANTKLSSNKTVRRVRVRGGNVKWRALRLDTGNYSWGSEAVTRKTRILDVVYNASNNELVRTQTLVKSAIVQVDAAPFKQWYLQHYGVEIGRKKKAPAAGKKDATEEGEGATEESKKSNHVLRKLEKRQQGRTLDPHIEEQFGGGRLLACISSRPGQCGRADGYILEGKELEFYTKKIQRKKGKGGAGAAA; this comes from the exons ATGG GTATCTCTCGCGACTCCATGCACAAGCGCCGCGCCACGGGGGGGAAGAAGAAGGcgtggaggaagaagaggaa GTATGAGCTGGGTCGGCAGCCGGCGAACACTAAGCTATCGAGCAATAAGACGGTGAGGAGGGTTAGGGTTCGAGGGGGCAACGTAAAGTGGAGGGCTCTTAGATTGGATACGGGTAATTACTCGTGGGGAAGCGAGGCTGTGACCCGCAAGACCCGTATACTTGACGTGGTATACAACGCGTCCAACAATGAGCTCGTGAGGACGCAGACCCTAGTGAAGAGCGCTATCGTGCAGGTCGATGCGGCGCCCTTCAAGCAGTGGTATCTTCAGCACTATGGTGTGGAGATTGGCAGGAAGAAGAAAGCTCCTGCTGCTGGAAAGAAGGACGCAACTGAG GAGGGAGAAGGTGCCACGGAGGAATCCAAGAAGAGCAACCATGTCCTGAGGAAGCTCGAAAAGCGCCAGCAGGGCCGCACACTTGACCCCCACATCGAGGAGCAATTCGGCGGTGGGAGGTTGTTGGCCTGTATTTCTTCCCGCCCGGGTCAGTGCGGCAGAGCCGATGG ATATATTCTTGAAGGAAAGGAGCTAGAGTTCTACACCAAGAAGATCCAGAGGAAGAAGGGCAAAGGTGGTGCAGGAGCCGCGGCTTAA
- the LOC109726746 gene encoding kinesin-like protein KIN-12A, with protein MKSIFHNLRSGRAPPPPETLTPSSSSSSHKHRPPRIPKENVDPNLNPNSNPPDSSPFRSPSAAASGKSLAGARARSPLPPRPPLGCGGGGGVGNPVKRKLVSSETLAENVSAASSALNSGVQVVVRIRPPNNEEEEGDVIVQKVSDNSVLILDHMFTFDSVADITSSQDDIFHLVGLPLVENCLAGFNSSIFAYGQTGSGKTYTMWGPPSALLEDGSSSNEKGLTPRVFERLFTRIEEEQNKHSERQLTYQCCCSFLEIYNEQITDLLDPAQRNLQIREDARTGVYVDSLTEEYVFTMKDVTLLLIKGLANRRTGATTVNSESSRSHCVFTCVIKCQSKNVEDGVNSSRISRINLVDLAGSERQKLTNAAGERLKEAGNINRSLSQLGNLINILAEVSQSGKQRHIPYRDSRLTFLLQESLGGNAKLAMICAISPSQRCKSETLSTLRFAQRAKAIKNKAVVNEITQDDVNVLREQIRQLKDELVRMKSNVAAPGNTGNYSNNWNATRSLNLLRMSLCRPTVLSTIKDDSDEEMEIDENDVEKPPKEAGMQLSPAEVEVSTHLNSSMEVKACSTEKKADIGDARSSEVENNNEHNPVLPDNNIPGKRKSLQREDYKDSTDCSRKSPKTSSSMSASQKTILQNLKSDFTETSRSDPSNVSSILRGRSSLAPTEQLEATIHHGLQIIENNQNNAILRKKSFRFSVNPVDLKPATPVNKADVGVQTISRESVAEDLSVLKCSSKKEACPGKSNGSGLNIDLQLAPVDGSVPSERVKKQVPKAVEKVLAGAIRREMALEDHCAKQAAEIAQLNRLVQQYKHERECNAIIAQTREDKISRLESLMDGILPTEDFMDEEFISLTNEHKLLKEKYENHPEVLRVNIELKGAQDELDRYRNFFDMGERDVLMEEIQDLRNQLQYYMRASSFSTRKHSPLYDLAHISNAAPVPLHIQSESNQESADEKLREERSCWTEAETKWIALTEELKHQLEMNHSLAERWKLELELERKCTEELKEALQTAMQGHARILEQYAELQEKHITLLARQRRISDGIEDVKRAAVKAGVKGAESKFINSLAAEISVLREEREKDRKYWRDENKGLQAQLRDTAEAMQAAGELLVRLKEAEEASALAQKRALMAEQETEKAYQEIDNLKKNYDQEIISLNQYLEKFRSTKDHKPANLNTPEEAKYSGGLTSNDHRWRGKEFDEPFRHEMDDEFSKATDPVTWFSGYDRCNI; from the exons atgaaGAGCATTTTCCACAACCTTAGGAGCGGGAGAGCTCCTCCTCcccccgaaaccctaaccccttcctcctcctcctcctctcacaAGCATCGCCCACCCCGGATCCCAAAGGAGAACGTCGACCCCAACCTTAATCCTAACTCTAACCCGCCGGATTCCTCGCCATTCCGGTCCCCGTCGGCCGCCGCCTCCGGGAAATCCCTCGCCGGCGCCAGGGCCCGGAGCCCGCTCCCGCCGAGGCCCCCgctcggctgcggcggcggcggcggcgtcggcaaCCCCGTCAAACGGAAGCTAGTTAGCTCCGAAACCCTAGCGGAGAACGtatccgccgcctcctccgcttTGAATTCCGGTGTTCAG GTTGTTGTAAGGATTCGGCCTCCGAAcaatgaggaggaagaaggagacGTTATTGTGCAGAAGGTCTCTGATAATTCTGTTTTGATTCTTGACCACATGTTTACCTTTGATTCGGTCGCCGATATCACATCCTCACAG GATGACATCTTCCACCTTGTTGGGCTCCCTTTGGTGGAAAACTGCTTGGCTGGATTCAATAGTTCAATTTTTGCATATGGACAG ACCGGCAGTGGGAAGACATATACGATGTGGGGACCTCCAAGTGCCTTGTTGGAAGATGGCTCAAGCAGTAATGAGAAAGGATTAACTCCTCGTGTCTTTGAAAGATTATTCACTCGTATAGAGGAA GAGCAAAATAAGCATTCTGAGAGGCAGTTGACTTATCAGTGCTGCTGCTCTTTTCTAGAG atttacAATGAACAAATCACTGATTTGTTGGATCCTGCGCAAAGGAATCTTCag ATCAGAGAAGATGCTAGAACTGGTGTTTATGTTGACTCGTTGACAGAGGAGTATGTCTTCACGATGAAGGATGTAACTCTGTTGCTAATAAAG GGACTGGCAAATAGAAGGACGGGTGCAACCACTGTAAATTCGGAGAGTTCTCGTTCACATTGTGTTTTCACTTGTGTCATTAAATGTCAATCCAAG AATGTGGAAGATGGTGTAAACAGCTCAAGAATTAGCAGAATTAATTTGGTTGATCTTGCTGGGTCAGAGAGGCAGAAACTCACAAATGCTGCTGGGGAGCGTTTGAAGGAAGCAGGGAATATAAATCGTTCGCTTTCGCAACTTGG GAACTTGATTAATATTTTAGCAGAAGTTTCTCAGTCCGGAAAACAAAGGCACATCCCTTACCGAGATTCTAGGCTAACATTCTTACTGCAGGAATCTCTAGGTGGTAATGCAAAGCTGGCAATGATATGTGCTATTTCGCCATCACAAAG ATGCAAGAGTGAAACTCTCAGTACTCTCAGATTTGCCCAGCGTGCAAAGGCTATAAAAAACAAAGCAGTTGTAAATGAAATTACCCAGGATGACGTCAATGTCTTGCGTGAACAGATCCGACAACTAAAG GACGAGCTTGTAAGAATGAAGTCTAATGTAGCTGCACCTGGAAACACAGGAAATTATTCAAACAATTGGAATGCGACACGGAGTTTGAATCTTTTGAGAATGAGTCTTTGCCGTCCCACTGTACTATCCACTATTAAGGATGATAGTGATGAAGAAATGGAAATCGATGAGAATGATGTTGAGAAGCCCCCAAAAGAAGCTGGTATGCAACTATCTCCTGCTGAAGTCGAAGTATCTACTCATTTGAACAGTTCAATGGAGGTGAAAGCCTGCTCTACGGAAAAAAAAGCAGATATTGGAGATGCAAGGAGTTCTGAAGTAGAGAATAACAATGAGCACAATCCTGTTCTTCCAGATAACAACATTCCTGGAAAGAGAAAATCTCTACAACGAGAAGATTACAAAGACTCAACTGATTGCAGCAGGAAAAGTCCGAAGACTTCATCTTCAATGTCCGCATCTCAGAAAACTATTCTGCAAAATTTGAAGTCTGATTTTACAGAAACTTCAAGAAGTGATCCTTCAAATGTTTCTTCCATCCTTAGAGGTAGGAGTTCACTTGCCCCAACAGAGCAGTTGGAAGCCACTATACATCATGGTCTTCAAATTATCGAAAATAACCAAAATAATGCCATTTTGAGGAAGAAGTCATTCAGGTTTTCTGTTAACCCTGTCGATCTCAAGCCAGCTACACCAGTAAATAAGGCTGATGTTGGCGTGCAAACAATTTCTCGAGAATCTGTAGCAGAAGATTTATCTGTTCTTAAATGTAGTTCTAAGAAAGAAGCTTGTCCGGGTAAAAGCAATGGCAGTGGTCTTAATATTGACTTGCAATTAGCACCTGTTGATGGATCTGTGCCTTCGGAGAGGGTAAAGAAACAAGTACCCAAA GCTGTCGAGAAAGTTTTGGCAGGTGCAATTAGGAGAGAAATGGCATTGGAGGACCACTGTGCAAAACAAGCTGCTGAAATCGCGCAGCTAAACCGTTTG GTCCAGCAATATAAGCATGAACGCGAGTGCAATGCAATAATTGCACAGACACGCGAGGACAAGATTTCACGTCTTGAGAGCCTCATGGATGGCATTTTACCAACCGAAGACTTCATGGATGAAGAGTTCATTTCTCTTACAAATGAACATAAG CTTCTTAAAGAGAAATATGAAAACCACCCCGAAGTATTGCGGGTCAATATCGAGCTAAAAGGGGCGCAAGATGAGTTAGATAGGTACAGGAACTTTTTCGACATGGGGGAGAGGGATGTATTGATGGAGGAGATTCAAGATCTGAGGAACCAATTACAGTACTACATGCGGGCATCTTCCTTTTCAACTCGCAAGCATAGTCCTTTGTATGACTTGGCACATATAAGTAACGCAGCACCAGTTCCTCTCCATATACAATCAGAGTCGAACCAAGAAAGTGCTGATGAGAAgctgagagaagagagaagttGTTGGACCGAAGCAGAAACCAAATGGATTGCTCTTACTGAAGAACTTAAACACCAACTAGAAATGAATCATTCGCTTGCTGAAAGATGGAAACTCGAACTTGAATTGGAGAGGAAATGCACAGAAGAGCTAAAGGAGGCCTTGCAAACAGCAATGCAAGGACATGCGCGGATTTTAGAACAGTACGCAGAGCTCCAGGAGAAGCATATTACTTTGCTAGCTAGGCAGAGAAGGATTAGTGACGGAATTGAAGATGTGAAGAGAGCGGCTGTAAAAGCCGGGGTTAAGGGAGCAGAGTCTAAGTTCATCAACTCCCTTGCTGCGGAAATCTCCGTTTtacgagaggagagagaaaaggataGGAAATATTGGAGGGATGAAAATAAAGGCCTTCAGGCTCAGCTCAGGGATACTGCTGAAGCTATGCAGGCAGCTGGTGAACTGCTCGTGCGGTTAAAGGAAGCAGAAGAAGCTTCTGCGCTTGCTCAG AAGCGAGCATTAATGGCAGAGCAGGAGACCGAGAAAGCCTATCAAGAGATAGACAATTTGAAGAAGAATTACGACCAAGAAATCATTTCACTAAATCAGTATCTCGAGAAGTTTCGTTCAACGAAAGATCATAAACCTGCTAATTTAAACACTCCGGAAGAAGCAAAATATTCAGGCGGGCTAACTTCCAATGATCATAGATGGAGGGGCAAAGAATTCGACGAGCCTTTCAGACACGAGATGGACGATGAGTTTTCTAAAGCGACAGATCCCGTTACGTGGTTCTCCGGCTACGATCGATGCAACATCTGA